One segment of Stappia sp. 28M-7 DNA contains the following:
- a CDS encoding Lrp/AsnC family transcriptional regulator: MQPLDETDLKILRVLQQDGSLSVTEVAERVGLSQSPCSRRINRMIEDKVILGRSIILDRRKLGFDATILVRIKLSGHGRQSISVFQEAALKIPEIQVVQLMLGEFDFNLRVVVRDMDHFQTLLREKLVMLPGLHEIQSTVILEETKYTTHLPI, translated from the coding sequence ATGCAGCCACTCGACGAAACCGACCTGAAGATCCTGCGCGTCCTGCAACAGGACGGTTCCCTCTCCGTCACCGAGGTGGCGGAGCGAGTCGGCCTGTCGCAATCGCCCTGCTCGCGCCGCATCAACCGGATGATCGAGGACAAGGTGATCCTCGGCCGCTCGATCATCCTCGACCGTCGCAAGCTCGGCTTCGACGCGACCATCCTGGTGCGCATCAAGCTGTCCGGCCACGGGCGCCAGTCGATCTCGGTATTCCAGGAAGCAGCCCTGAAGATCCCTGAGATCCAGGTGGTGCAGCTGATGCTCGGCGAATTCGACTTCAACCTGCGCGTCGTCGTGCGGGACATGGATCACTTCCAGACCCTCTTGCGCGAGAAGCTGGTGATGCTGCCGGGCCTGCACGAAATCCAGAGCACGGTCATCCTGGAAGAGACCAAGTACACCACACACCTTCCAATATAA
- a CDS encoding SET domain-containing protein, with amino-acid sequence MNINAHQKLDYRITHQFDGLTISDGEFQRLLDIASWNGHVPTFTRRGRGSWESLNEPIALKDDPSVTFHAAKLKGVGLWNPILPGDAEYSNKLHDDAGNDPVPPLTDLLEYLVTYPHFGISNEGEYKYAYSSPSPIGGIVHERAHREFWSAERLVRHGVPTIAPLAVIEYGGNLSFQGQPMGAVLTLSPGSASYRISEILFGAGMVRGSDPAFDAHYDGIREALGVEGDPDDERVRLTVICKLAREAGKLLHDFSLAELYRYSGDWGNFVYSVESKRLFLIDLDSVQDINHLPPTAKAMQSWRDLASAIYRMVGKLGYPTALGKYTIDNLMEFDPIAAKIAGYFPDVPEAEIRTISRRLWGYFIPHLALLTKHRDDILGGWDGDRRKSYKMDHDLFYILALTLLRPLFEHSAVGRKYPSDITDDEMWGKAERFLGNRFQYFAWLMGRYDI; translated from the coding sequence ATGAACATCAACGCTCACCAGAAGCTGGACTACCGGATCACCCACCAGTTCGACGGCCTGACCATTTCGGACGGCGAGTTCCAGCGCCTGCTCGACATCGCCAGCTGGAACGGCCATGTGCCGACCTTCACCCGGCGCGGCCGCGGCTCCTGGGAAAGCCTGAACGAGCCCATCGCGCTGAAGGACGACCCCTCGGTCACCTTCCACGCGGCCAAGCTCAAGGGCGTCGGCCTGTGGAACCCGATCCTGCCGGGCGATGCGGAATATTCCAACAAGCTGCATGACGATGCCGGCAACGACCCGGTGCCGCCGCTGACGGACCTCCTGGAATATCTCGTCACCTATCCGCATTTCGGCATCTCGAACGAGGGCGAGTACAAGTACGCCTACAGCTCGCCGAGCCCCATCGGCGGCATCGTCCACGAGCGCGCCCATCGCGAGTTCTGGTCGGCCGAGCGGCTGGTGCGCCACGGCGTGCCGACCATCGCGCCGCTGGCGGTGATCGAGTATGGCGGCAACCTGTCCTTCCAGGGCCAGCCGATGGGCGCGGTGCTGACGCTCTCGCCCGGCTCCGCCTCCTACCGCATCTCGGAGATCCTGTTCGGTGCCGGCATGGTGCGCGGCAGCGATCCCGCCTTCGACGCCCATTACGACGGCATCCGCGAGGCGCTCGGCGTCGAGGGCGACCCGGACGACGAGCGCGTCCGCCTGACGGTGATCTGCAAGCTCGCCCGCGAGGCCGGCAAGCTGCTGCACGACTTCTCGCTCGCCGAGCTCTACCGCTACTCCGGCGACTGGGGCAATTTCGTCTATTCGGTCGAGAGCAAGCGGCTCTTCCTGATCGACCTCGATTCCGTGCAGGACATCAACCACCTGCCGCCGACGGCAAAGGCGATGCAGTCCTGGCGCGACCTGGCCAGCGCCATCTACCGGATGGTCGGCAAGCTCGGCTACCCGACCGCGCTCGGCAAGTACACCATCGACAACCTGATGGAGTTCGACCCGATCGCCGCGAAGATCGCCGGCTATTTCCCGGACGTGCCGGAGGCCGAGATCCGCACCATCTCCCGCCGCCTGTGGGGCTACTTCATTCCGCATCTGGCGCTGCTGACCAAGCACCGGGACGACATTCTCGGCGGCTGGGACGGGGACCGGCGCAAGTCCTACAAGATGGACCACGACCTCTTCTACATCCTGGCGCTGACCCTGCTGCGGCCGCTGTTCGAGCACAGCGCGGTCGGGCGCAAGTATCCGAGCGACATCACCGACGACGAGATGTGGGGCAAGGCCGAGCGCTTCCTCGGCAACCGCTTCCAGTATTTCGCCTGGCTGATGGGCCGGTACGACATTTAG
- a CDS encoding amino acid adenylation domain-containing protein — protein sequence MARIIPRMLQALARHAPEAAAIAFEGTTWTRAELQDFAARVAGALRAGGVRRDDRVAVYLDKSPEAVGTLLGVMMADAICVPLDPTGPAPRLAAILKDCEPSMLVSSANKAKRLEALAAEGCELPPVLVTGGVPLALSAEARGIAPVMLEPQDETKDKARGEAAAPPPSQVIDEDLAYILYTSGSTGKPKGVMISHRAIVAFSDWAGEYFALHAQDRVASHSPLHFDLSLFDVWTTLAHGACVHLVPQGISFMATDLVRFIAESRVTVWQSVPSVLRMITRQLGDPGPEYDQLRLIFFAGEPYPPAELRELMSRLPNARYHNIYGATEINDVTCHTLTGLPDDGPLPIGVPCAHMEVLVLGEEGEVLSAQGAVGELCARGPTLARGYWGDPAMTAAKFVQDPRHDLYPDPLYRTGDLVRIGEGGTLHYVGRRDAQVKIRGFRVNIGEVEEALLRHDAISEVAVIDELDADGNRTLAACFIAHREVPDARTLKRHCLAFLPNYMVPERFVPVDTLPRTSTGKIDRQALRRQQEAMAQPA from the coding sequence ATGGCGCGCATCATTCCGCGAATGCTTCAGGCTCTGGCACGGCACGCGCCGGAGGCTGCCGCCATCGCCTTCGAGGGCACGACATGGACGCGGGCGGAGCTGCAGGACTTCGCCGCCCGCGTTGCCGGCGCCCTGCGCGCCGGCGGTGTGCGCCGCGACGACCGGGTCGCGGTCTATCTCGACAAGTCGCCGGAGGCGGTCGGCACGCTGCTCGGCGTGATGATGGCGGACGCGATCTGCGTGCCGCTTGATCCGACCGGCCCGGCGCCGCGCCTTGCCGCCATCCTGAAGGATTGCGAGCCGTCGATGCTCGTCTCCTCCGCCAACAAGGCGAAGCGGCTGGAGGCGCTGGCGGCCGAGGGGTGCGAGCTGCCGCCGGTGCTGGTGACGGGCGGCGTGCCGCTGGCGCTGTCGGCGGAGGCGCGCGGCATCGCCCCGGTGATGCTGGAGCCCCAGGATGAGACGAAGGATAAGGCGAGGGGTGAAGCGGCCGCGCCGCCGCCCTCGCAGGTGATCGACGAGGACCTCGCCTATATCCTCTACACCTCCGGCTCGACCGGAAAGCCCAAGGGCGTGATGATCAGCCACCGGGCCATCGTCGCCTTCTCAGACTGGGCGGGCGAGTATTTCGCGCTTCACGCGCAGGACCGGGTCGCCTCGCATTCGCCGCTGCATTTCGACCTGTCGCTGTTCGATGTGTGGACGACGCTGGCGCACGGGGCCTGTGTGCACCTAGTGCCGCAGGGCATTTCCTTCATGGCGACGGACCTGGTGCGCTTCATCGCCGAAAGCCGCGTGACGGTGTGGCAGTCCGTGCCTTCCGTGCTGCGGATGATTACCCGCCAGCTCGGCGATCCGGGTCCGGAATACGACCAGCTGCGGCTGATCTTCTTTGCCGGCGAGCCCTATCCGCCGGCGGAGCTGCGCGAGCTGATGAGCCGCCTGCCGAATGCGCGCTACCACAACATCTACGGCGCGACGGAGATCAACGACGTCACCTGCCACACGCTGACCGGGCTGCCGGATGACGGGCCGCTGCCCATCGGCGTGCCCTGCGCGCACATGGAGGTCCTGGTGCTGGGCGAGGAGGGGGAGGTGCTGTCGGCGCAAGGCGCGGTCGGCGAGCTGTGCGCCCGCGGGCCGACGCTGGCCAGGGGGTATTGGGGCGATCCCGCGATGACGGCGGCGAAGTTCGTCCAGGACCCGCGCCACGATCTCTACCCCGATCCGCTCTACCGCACCGGCGATCTGGTGCGCATCGGCGAGGGAGGCACGCTTCACTATGTCGGAAGGCGCGACGCCCAGGTGAAGATCCGCGGCTTCCGCGTCAATATCGGCGAGGTCGAGGAGGCCTTGCTGCGCCACGACGCCATCAGCGAGGTGGCGGTGATCGACGAGCTCGACGCCGACGGCAACCGCACGCTGGCCGCCTGCTTCATCGCGCACCGCGAGGTGCCGGACGCACGCACGCTGAAGCGCCACTGCCTTGCCTTCCTGCCCAACTACATGGTGCCCGAGCGCTTCGTGCCGGTCGATACCCTGCCGCGTACTTCGACCGGCAAGATCGACCGCCAGGCACTGCGACGGCAGCAGGAGGCAATGGCGCAGCCTGCCTGA
- a CDS encoding acyl-CoA synthetase yields MRVEGAERMSNRVMNLGDLLTDAARRHPDRPAVVHGERIVSWAQMNARVDAFAYAMAGLGIGPGDKVIVQSRNSVEMFETMFAVYKLGAVWVPTNFRILPDDVSHIASSSQAKAIIYEPEFTAHADAARDAGAQIVICIGEARAGEHVHADLVATELGKPFRAAAVERDDPCWFFFTSGSTGKPKAAVLSHGQMAFVITNHLADLMPGTTSDDASLVVAPLSHGAGIHQLIQVARCVTTVLTVSRSLDADEAFRLIERHRVSNMFTVPSILTALVSDPAVDRYDHSSLRHVIYAGAPMLREHQKTALRKLGRCLVQYFGLGEVTGNITVLPPHLHDPEDGPGVRVGTCGYARTGMQIEIQDDEGNALPPGENGEICVIGPAVFNGYYRNEKANAESFRNGWFRTGDIGHFDENGFLFITGRASDMFISGGSNIYPLEVEEKIVAHPAVAEACVVGMPDEKWGEIGVAAIVLQPGAEITPEQLKADLASRIAGYKIPKRFVVFDALPRSGYGKITKKAVRELLESRLAEAPVLEGAR; encoded by the coding sequence ATGAGGGTGGAAGGCGCCGAGCGCATGTCCAACCGGGTGATGAATCTCGGTGACCTGCTCACCGATGCCGCCCGCCGCCATCCGGACCGGCCCGCCGTCGTGCATGGCGAACGAATTGTCAGCTGGGCGCAGATGAACGCCCGCGTCGACGCCTTCGCCTATGCGATGGCCGGCCTCGGCATCGGGCCGGGCGACAAGGTGATCGTCCAGTCGCGCAACTCGGTCGAGATGTTCGAGACCATGTTCGCGGTCTACAAGCTCGGCGCCGTCTGGGTGCCGACCAATTTCCGCATCCTGCCGGACGACGTCTCGCATATCGCCAGCTCGTCGCAGGCCAAGGCCATCATCTACGAGCCGGAATTCACCGCCCATGCCGATGCGGCGCGCGATGCAGGGGCGCAGATCGTCATCTGCATCGGCGAAGCGCGCGCGGGCGAGCATGTCCACGCCGATCTGGTGGCGACTGAGCTCGGCAAGCCCTTCCGTGCAGCTGCCGTCGAGCGGGACGATCCTTGCTGGTTCTTCTTCACCTCCGGCAGCACCGGCAAGCCGAAGGCGGCCGTGCTCAGCCACGGGCAGATGGCCTTCGTCATCACCAATCATCTCGCCGACCTGATGCCGGGCACCACCTCGGACGATGCCTCGCTGGTCGTCGCGCCGCTGTCGCACGGGGCGGGCATCCATCAGCTGATCCAGGTGGCGCGCTGCGTCACCACCGTGCTGACGGTCTCGCGCAGCCTCGATGCCGACGAGGCGTTCCGCCTGATCGAGCGTCACCGTGTCTCCAACATGTTCACCGTGCCGAGCATCCTGACCGCGCTGGTCTCCGACCCGGCGGTGGACCGCTACGACCATTCCTCGCTGCGCCATGTCATCTATGCCGGCGCGCCGATGCTGCGCGAGCACCAGAAGACGGCGCTGCGCAAGCTCGGCCGATGCCTGGTGCAGTATTTCGGCCTCGGCGAGGTGACCGGCAACATCACCGTGTTGCCGCCGCATCTGCACGATCCGGAGGACGGGCCAGGCGTGCGCGTCGGCACCTGCGGCTATGCCCGCACCGGCATGCAGATCGAGATCCAGGACGACGAGGGCAATGCGCTGCCGCCGGGGGAAAACGGCGAGATCTGCGTCATCGGCCCGGCGGTATTCAACGGCTACTATCGCAATGAGAAGGCCAATGCGGAGTCCTTCCGAAACGGCTGGTTCCGCACCGGTGATATCGGCCATTTCGACGAGAACGGTTTCCTGTTCATCACCGGGCGCGCCTCGGACATGTTCATTTCCGGCGGCTCCAACATCTATCCGCTGGAGGTGGAAGAAAAGATCGTCGCCCATCCGGCGGTGGCCGAGGCCTGCGTCGTCGGCATGCCGGACGAGAAATGGGGCGAGATCGGCGTGGCTGCCATCGTCCTGCAGCCGGGCGCCGAGATCACGCCGGAGCAGCTGAAGGCGGACCTCGCCTCGCGCATCGCCGGCTACAAGATCCCCAAGCGTTTCGTTGTCTTCGACGCGCTGCCGCGCTCGGGCTACGGCAAGATCACCAAGAAGGCGGTGCGCGAGCTGCTGGAAAGCCGCCTTGCCGAAGCGCCGGTACTGGAGGGGGCGAGGTGA
- a CDS encoding acetyl-CoA acetyltransferase — protein MIGWAHSRFGKSEAAGAEELIAEVVGDCLRHADVGPQEIDAIFLGSFNNGFSKQDFQASLVALAVPELRFTPATRVENACATGSAAIHAGIRQIESGRARRVLVVGVEKMTATPTPEVGDILLGASYRKEEAEVDGGFAGVFANIAQAYFQAYGDRRESLARIAAKNHANGMANPYAHMRKAFDFDFCNEVSEKNPIVAGPLRRTDCSLISDGAAAMVIADTDTALTTAPRAVYFRAAEHVNDFLPLSRRSKTSFEGAARAWNSAYERAKVGVADLSFVETHDCFTIAELLEYEAMGLAREGEGHRIIDEGVSAFGGRLPVNPSGGLKSKGHPIGATGVSQHVMAAMQLCGDAGDMQLPRAELAGVFNMGGAAVANYVSILERLK, from the coding sequence ATGATCGGCTGGGCCCATTCCAGGTTCGGCAAATCGGAAGCGGCAGGAGCGGAGGAGCTCATTGCCGAAGTGGTCGGCGACTGCCTCAGACATGCCGATGTCGGTCCGCAGGAGATCGACGCGATCTTCCTCGGCTCCTTCAACAACGGATTTTCCAAACAGGATTTCCAGGCCTCTCTGGTCGCCCTCGCGGTGCCCGAGCTGCGCTTCACCCCGGCAACGCGCGTCGAGAATGCCTGCGCCACCGGCTCGGCCGCGATCCATGCGGGCATCCGCCAGATCGAGAGCGGGCGCGCCCGCCGCGTGCTGGTCGTCGGCGTGGAGAAGATGACCGCGACTCCGACGCCGGAGGTCGGCGACATCCTGCTCGGCGCCTCCTACCGCAAGGAAGAGGCCGAGGTCGACGGCGGGTTCGCCGGCGTCTTCGCCAACATCGCTCAGGCCTATTTCCAGGCCTATGGCGACCGGCGCGAGAGCCTGGCGCGGATCGCCGCCAAGAACCACGCCAACGGCATGGCCAATCCGTATGCGCATATGCGCAAGGCGTTCGATTTCGACTTCTGCAACGAGGTCTCGGAGAAGAACCCGATCGTCGCCGGCCCGCTGCGCCGCACCGACTGCTCGCTGATCTCCGACGGGGCGGCGGCGATGGTGATCGCCGACACCGACACCGCGCTGACCACCGCGCCGCGTGCGGTCTATTTCCGCGCCGCCGAGCATGTGAACGACTTCCTGCCGCTCAGCCGTCGCTCGAAGACTTCCTTCGAAGGCGCTGCAAGGGCTTGGAATTCGGCCTATGAGCGGGCAAAGGTCGGCGTCGCCGATCTCTCCTTCGTCGAGACCCACGACTGCTTCACCATCGCCGAGCTGCTGGAATACGAGGCCATGGGCCTTGCCCGCGAGGGCGAGGGGCACCGCATCATCGACGAGGGCGTCTCGGCCTTCGGCGGCCGCCTGCCGGTGAACCCGTCCGGCGGTCTGAAGTCCAAGGGCCATCCCATCGGCGCCACCGGCGTCTCCCAGCATGTGATGGCGGCGATGCAGCTGTGCGGCGATGCCGGCGACATGCAGCTGCCCCGGGCCGAGCTTGCCGGCGTGTTCAACATGGGCGGCGCGGCGGTCGCCAACTACGTCTCGATCCTGGAGCGGCTGAAATGA